One genomic window of Candidatus Pseudobacter hemicellulosilyticus includes the following:
- a CDS encoding MMPL family transporter translates to MWGTIARFVLKFRWILLTILLAATALMTYHASKVQLSYEFTRAIPTDNPKYQAYQEFRQLFGEDGNMMVIGIQTTDMFKASFFNEYAALVNDIRQVEAVEDILCLPIAVNLVKDSSSEKLNALPIFPKGTLSQEAMDSAAAVFLNLPFYQGLLYNPATNAYLMGIKINKDVLNSKKRNDVVGAILKLGDAFGQKHSLELHYSGLPLIRTNMATKVANEMQWFLLGSILLSAVILLVFFRSLSAMAMSLAVVIIGVIWSLGTMEWFDYKISLLNALIPPLVVVIGIPNCIYFLNKFHTAYNDTDTSLPANDRKMKALEAMITRMGVVTLFCNLAAAIGFAVFALTRSAILKEFGVVAGINIMALFFISIIFIPAVLSMLPAPKPRHTRYLENRWLLALLDRLEAWSLHHQKLIYSVTGIILILSVAGMFRLRSEGFIVDDLPKTDKIYTDLKFFEQHFRGVMPLEIVVDTKRKNGLRSNPLGHFEKMDSLSQFIAAQSEMARPLSIVEGLKFARQAYYNGDSSNYAVPNSFDIAFLAQYLNMKPENNADKKNAFSAIVQSFMDTTKQRARISVNMADVGSKRLPEIIHSLEEKSHQLFDTAKYNIQFTGTTVTFLEGSAFIINGLKESIGWAFGLIALCMLYLFRSFRILVCSLVPNIIPLIITAGVMGWAGVAIKPSTVLVFSVALGIAIDITIRFLVNYKQEQRLSNLSTQQIVVETIHKTGISIIYTSLVLIAGFVIFCFSDFGGTKALGWLTSLTLVLATLTNLIFLPALLLSISKK, encoded by the coding sequence ATGTGGGGAACTATTGCTCGGTTCGTATTGAAATTCCGCTGGATCCTGCTCACTATATTACTGGCCGCTACCGCTCTGATGACTTATCACGCTTCCAAAGTTCAGCTGAGCTATGAGTTTACCCGGGCCATCCCTACCGATAACCCTAAATACCAGGCCTACCAGGAGTTCCGCCAGTTGTTTGGCGAGGATGGTAATATGATGGTGATCGGTATCCAGACCACCGATATGTTCAAGGCCTCTTTCTTCAATGAGTATGCTGCGCTGGTGAATGATATCCGCCAGGTGGAAGCGGTGGAAGATATCCTCTGCCTGCCTATTGCGGTGAACCTGGTGAAAGATTCCAGTTCTGAAAAACTCAACGCCTTACCGATATTTCCCAAAGGAACGCTTTCACAGGAAGCCATGGACAGCGCCGCTGCTGTTTTCCTTAACCTTCCTTTCTACCAGGGGTTGCTGTATAACCCGGCTACCAATGCATACCTGATGGGTATCAAGATCAACAAGGATGTCCTGAATTCCAAAAAGCGGAACGATGTGGTAGGTGCTATCCTAAAACTGGGTGATGCTTTTGGTCAGAAACATTCACTGGAGCTGCATTACAGTGGCCTGCCCCTGATCCGCACCAATATGGCTACCAAGGTAGCCAATGAAATGCAGTGGTTCCTGCTGGGCTCCATATTGCTGTCGGCAGTGATCCTGCTGGTCTTCTTCCGCAGCCTCTCCGCCATGGCCATGTCACTGGCGGTGGTGATCATTGGCGTGATCTGGAGCCTGGGCACCATGGAATGGTTTGATTATAAGATCTCTTTGCTGAATGCGCTGATCCCGCCGCTGGTGGTGGTGATCGGTATTCCCAACTGTATCTATTTCCTCAATAAGTTCCACACAGCATATAACGATACGGATACCTCGCTGCCGGCCAATGACCGGAAGATGAAGGCCCTGGAAGCCATGATCACCCGCATGGGTGTGGTCACCCTGTTCTGTAACCTGGCTGCCGCCATCGGCTTTGCGGTATTTGCCCTGACCCGGAGCGCTATCCTGAAAGAGTTTGGCGTAGTGGCGGGTATCAATATCATGGCCCTGTTCTTTATCTCTATCATCTTTATCCCCGCGGTGCTCAGCATGCTGCCTGCGCCCAAGCCCCGCCATACCCGTTACCTGGAGAACAGGTGGCTGCTGGCTTTACTGGACAGGCTGGAAGCATGGTCGCTGCACCACCAGAAACTGATCTACAGTGTAACCGGCATCATACTGATACTGTCAGTGGCTGGTATGTTCAGGCTCCGCTCTGAAGGCTTTATTGTAGATGATCTGCCCAAGACCGATAAGATCTATACCGACCTGAAATTCTTTGAGCAGCATTTCCGGGGTGTGATGCCGCTGGAAATTGTAGTGGATACCAAGAGAAAGAACGGGCTGCGCAGCAATCCCCTGGGGCATTTTGAGAAGATGGATTCCCTGTCGCAGTTCATAGCGGCGCAGTCGGAAATGGCAAGACCGCTTTCCATTGTGGAAGGATTGAAATTTGCGCGGCAGGCTTATTACAATGGGGACAGCAGCAATTATGCGGTACCCAATTCCTTTGATATTGCGTTCCTGGCGCAGTACCTGAATATGAAACCGGAGAACAATGCGGATAAGAAAAATGCTTTTTCCGCTATTGTGCAGTCGTTCATGGATACCACCAAACAGCGGGCGCGTATCAGCGTGAATATGGCGGATGTGGGCAGCAAAAGATTACCGGAGATCATTCACTCCCTGGAAGAAAAAAGCCACCAGCTCTTCGATACCGCCAAATACAATATCCAGTTCACCGGAACCACCGTTACCTTCCTGGAAGGAAGCGCTTTTATCATCAATGGGCTGAAAGAGAGTATCGGCTGGGCTTTCGGGCTGATAGCGCTTTGCATGCTTTACCTGTTCCGCTCTTTCCGGATACTGGTCTGCTCCCTGGTGCCTAATATCATTCCACTGATCATCACTGCCGGTGTAATGGGTTGGGCCGGTGTAGCTATCAAGCCATCCACTGTACTGGTGTTCAGTGTGGCATTGGGTATTGCCATTGACATCACTATCCGCTTCCTGGTGAATTACAAGCAGGAACAGCGTCTGAGCAATTTGTCCACGCAGCAGATAGTAGTGGAGACCATTCACAAAACCGGTATCAGTATTATATACACCTCCCTGGTGCTCATTGCCGGATTCGTGATCTTCTGTTTCAGCGATTTCGGCGGGACCAAAGCGCTGGGATGGCTCACCTCACTGACGCTGGTACTGGCAACCCTCACGAATTTGATTTTTCTTCCTGCATTATTACTTTCTATTTCAAAAAAATAA
- a CDS encoding SusC/RagA family TonB-linked outer membrane protein, whose protein sequence is MRKMLLLLLAVVLCIAQLQAQTRVITGKVTDDTGSPVPNASVIIKGTNTGTTTQSDGTYSIAVPQSSRILIISAVGYSPLELSIGARSVVDASLKARDKELQEVVVVGYGTARKKDVTGSIVSVKGAVVADKPVQSFEAALGGRAAGVQISVPNGVLNNPPVFRIRGTNSISLSSYPLIVVDGIPVFTGDQSSSSAAGNALAAINPNDIESMDIAKDAAAASIYGSRAANGVVFITTKKGKAGRARVNYSGWVGWTEAIRLPEVLNAREYTDMKNLALKNAGTFNDNPNDAITDTYFALTNDANGQPIDTRWFDYIYRTGVSHNHNINVSGANDNTSYYFSAGYTDQQGILKKNNFKRQNILFNIDQKVNKWFSVGGKINYSNEKNLASVSSGSLPGEAFATAGLGRVGIVLPPNISPYNNDGSYNATSGVIQPMNNRAGGFGYYNPVISLDLNRSNAEVNHVMGNAYGQIKPFSWLTYRSIYSMDYLYVDNDLFSHQLSGEGGSSTGSVSGIFYKAKRTVWTNTISLDHTFNDVHTVGLLGGIEEQRTNTSGFGINRTTVADPYFTNIQSTWGNNFSTGMALGQNYLYSQFASLKYNYDDKYYINGNVRQDEYSGLGFLNRKGTFYGISGGWEISNEAFWANTGLDKVLSSFRLRASYGKVGNIGGIGNFESYTTYAGGLYGGGATLNYNALGNVNLEWETSKKTDIGFQFGLFSERLTGEFSYYKNTVDGLILDVPQIPSAGIPGNSARMNVGSLYNKGVELTLNAQVITGKAFNWTSSFNIGINKNEVTALAPGLSSIVVTSPAGAATSESVSATLPGYSVGTLKVVKTGGVDPATGRRIFYDASGRAVYYNHVGAAWRYADGTQAPAITLNDGIPTFNAIPKQVGGWNNTFSYKGFELDVLLTYQLGFNIYYGTNAGLHDQRFWNNDRDILDHWEKDGDIAKWPKPVYGDNVSNGSTLPLDIHVFKGDFVKLRNVSLAYSLPKTLVEKYKLGSIRMYVSAQNLAMITDYPGSDPEVSANGNNASNPGVDRNQAGNARTITVGLNIGF, encoded by the coding sequence ATGAGAAAAATGCTATTGCTGCTTCTGGCAGTTGTGCTATGCATTGCACAACTCCAGGCACAAACCCGTGTTATTACGGGAAAAGTCACAGATGATACCGGTAGTCCGGTCCCCAACGCTTCTGTGATCATCAAAGGTACCAACACAGGCACCACCACTCAGTCAGACGGAACCTACTCTATCGCGGTTCCACAAAGTTCCCGGATCCTTATTATTTCTGCTGTAGGCTATTCACCGCTGGAGCTGTCAATTGGCGCCAGGTCGGTAGTGGATGCTTCTTTGAAAGCGCGCGACAAAGAACTGCAGGAAGTAGTGGTAGTAGGTTATGGCACTGCCAGGAAAAAAGATGTTACGGGCAGTATTGTATCGGTGAAAGGCGCGGTAGTGGCCGACAAGCCGGTACAAAGTTTTGAAGCGGCCCTGGGCGGGCGCGCTGCAGGCGTTCAGATATCTGTACCCAACGGGGTACTCAATAACCCTCCTGTATTCAGGATCCGCGGTACCAACTCCATCTCGCTCAGTTCCTATCCGCTGATAGTAGTAGATGGTATCCCGGTATTTACCGGCGATCAGAGTTCTTCCAGTGCTGCGGGCAATGCCCTGGCCGCCATCAACCCCAATGATATAGAAAGCATGGATATTGCCAAGGATGCGGCTGCGGCCAGTATCTACGGCAGCCGTGCCGCCAACGGGGTAGTATTCATTACCACCAAAAAAGGAAAGGCTGGCAGGGCCCGCGTTAATTACAGTGGCTGGGTAGGCTGGACAGAAGCTATCCGCCTGCCGGAAGTGCTGAATGCAAGGGAATATACAGACATGAAAAACCTTGCGCTTAAAAATGCCGGCACCTTTAATGACAACCCCAATGACGCTATCACTGATACCTATTTTGCCCTGACAAATGACGCCAATGGCCAGCCCATTGACACCCGCTGGTTTGATTATATCTACCGGACAGGGGTATCCCATAATCATAATATCAATGTTTCCGGGGCCAATGACAATACCAGCTATTATTTCTCCGCCGGGTATACGGATCAGCAGGGTATCCTGAAAAAGAATAATTTCAAAAGACAGAATATTCTTTTCAATATTGATCAGAAGGTCAACAAATGGTTCTCCGTAGGGGGTAAGATCAATTACTCCAATGAAAAGAACCTGGCCTCTGTAAGCTCAGGATCCTTGCCGGGAGAGGCTTTCGCTACTGCGGGTCTTGGCCGGGTAGGCATTGTGCTGCCCCCCAATATCAGTCCCTATAACAACGATGGTTCCTATAATGCTACCAGCGGTGTGATACAACCGATGAATAACCGCGCAGGTGGTTTCGGGTATTATAACCCGGTGATCTCCCTGGACCTGAACCGTTCCAATGCCGAGGTGAATCATGTGATGGGGAATGCCTACGGGCAGATCAAGCCCTTCAGCTGGCTCACCTACCGGTCCATTTACAGCATGGATTACCTGTATGTGGACAATGATCTCTTTTCTCACCAGCTGTCCGGTGAAGGCGGTTCCAGTACCGGTAGTGTAAGTGGTATCTTTTACAAGGCCAAAAGGACCGTATGGACCAATACTATTTCACTGGACCATACCTTCAATGATGTACATACGGTAGGCCTGCTGGGTGGTATTGAAGAACAGCGCACCAATACCAGCGGCTTTGGTATCAACAGGACTACTGTGGCCGATCCTTATTTCACCAATATCCAGTCTACCTGGGGCAATAACTTCAGTACAGGTATGGCCCTGGGGCAGAACTACCTGTATTCCCAGTTTGCCAGTCTGAAATACAATTATGACGACAAATACTATATCAACGGTAACGTCCGCCAGGATGAATATTCAGGCCTGGGCTTCCTGAACAGGAAAGGTACTTTCTACGGTATATCCGGTGGCTGGGAGATCAGCAATGAAGCCTTCTGGGCCAATACCGGCCTGGACAAAGTGCTGAGCAGTTTCCGGCTTCGCGCCAGCTATGGTAAAGTGGGTAATATTGGCGGCATCGGCAACTTTGAATCCTATACCACCTATGCCGGCGGCCTCTATGGCGGTGGCGCTACCCTTAACTATAATGCATTGGGTAATGTGAACCTGGAATGGGAAACCAGTAAGAAAACAGATATCGGCTTCCAGTTTGGTCTGTTCAGTGAGCGCCTCACCGGTGAGTTCAGCTATTACAAGAATACTGTGGACGGTTTGATCCTGGACGTTCCGCAGATCCCTTCTGCCGGTATTCCCGGTAACTCTGCCCGTATGAACGTAGGTTCTTTGTATAACAAAGGGGTGGAACTGACCCTGAACGCCCAGGTGATCACCGGCAAGGCCTTCAACTGGACCAGCAGTTTCAATATTGGCATCAACAAGAATGAAGTCACTGCCCTGGCCCCTGGTCTTAGCTCCATTGTAGTGACCAGCCCTGCCGGCGCTGCTACCAGTGAATCTGTGAGCGCTACGCTGCCTGGTTATTCCGTGGGTACTTTGAAAGTGGTGAAGACAGGCGGTGTGGACCCTGCCACCGGCCGTCGTATTTTTTATGATGCCAGCGGCAGAGCGGTCTATTACAATCACGTAGGCGCTGCCTGGCGTTATGCTGATGGCACACAGGCGCCTGCCATTACCCTGAATGATGGTATCCCTACTTTCAACGCCATTCCCAAACAGGTGGGTGGCTGGAACAATACTTTCAGCTATAAAGGATTTGAGCTGGATGTATTGCTGACCTACCAGCTGGGTTTCAATATTTACTATGGCACCAATGCCGGTCTGCATGACCAGCGTTTCTGGAACAATGACCGGGATATCCTGGATCACTGGGAGAAAGATGGTGATATTGCCAAATGGCCTAAACCAGTGTATGGTGATAACGTGTCCAATGGTTCTACCCTGCCCCTGGATATCCATGTATTCAAAGGTGATTTTGTGAAACTGCGCAATGTTTCGCTGGCCTATTCCCTGCCCAAGACACTGGTAGAAAAATACAAGCTGGGCAGCATCCGTATGTACGTGAGCGCTCAGAACCTGGCCATGATCACTGATTATCCCGGCTCCGATCCGGAAGTGTCCGCCAACGGTAACAATGCGTCCAATCCTGGTGTGGATCGTAACCAGGCCGGTAATGCCCGGACCATCACTGTTGGGTTGAATATCGGATTCTAA
- a CDS encoding RagB/SusD family nutrient uptake outer membrane protein, producing MKKSIIGLCVLLVLASSSCKKDELMEPFPQTSIIDSFSFATPDRVLNQVRALYTNLKSGQFYGGRYLLYNDIRGDEFLNMLTNGVTMYTTWNFTLGNTAQEVTGLWSQGYYVINTVNVFLEGLETKGKSVVGDSLANDYGAEARLIRGLVYYSLLQLYARPYWDGNGSKPGLPIRLTGNKSLQDYDLARSTVAQTYQQVLDDLNYAEQNLPLKYSSATLNTTRAHRNTAIALKTRVYLSMQRYEDVITEANKIVTVAAPYSATTGVANALVSDITTVFKTPWTTVESVFSMPMASNEAPGTQNQLAYYYSPTSGLGGVGNGEYSLNPSGIIADATWLPADKRRSFVLETGTTTKRYWLTKYAVASPYTDFVPVMRYAEVLLNLSEAITRSTQTVDSRAVSLLNTVRQRSDAGTTFAPATWEDLAGLIIQERRIEFLGEGRRSPDLLRLGLTIPGKGAVSAIPATDIKYIWPISASELLLNDLMEDNL from the coding sequence ATGAAAAAATCAATCATAGGTCTGTGTGTGCTCCTGGTACTGGCGTCCAGCTCCTGCAAGAAGGATGAGCTGATGGAGCCTTTTCCACAGACCAGTATCATCGATAGTTTTTCGTTTGCTACGCCCGACCGGGTACTGAACCAGGTAAGGGCTTTATACACCAACCTGAAAAGCGGCCAGTTCTATGGCGGCCGGTACCTGCTGTACAATGATATCCGCGGGGACGAGTTCCTTAACATGCTGACCAACGGCGTCACCATGTATACCACCTGGAATTTTACACTTGGCAATACCGCACAGGAAGTAACAGGGCTCTGGTCGCAGGGATACTATGTCATCAATACAGTGAACGTGTTCCTGGAAGGGCTGGAAACCAAGGGCAAGTCTGTGGTGGGAGATAGCCTGGCCAATGATTATGGGGCCGAAGCGCGGCTGATCCGCGGCCTGGTGTATTACAGCCTGCTGCAATTGTATGCCCGTCCTTACTGGGATGGCAATGGCAGCAAGCCCGGTCTGCCTATACGGCTTACCGGTAACAAGTCGTTACAGGACTATGACCTGGCGCGCAGCACCGTGGCCCAGACCTACCAGCAGGTGCTGGACGACCTGAACTATGCCGAGCAGAACCTTCCTTTGAAATACAGTTCTGCCACCCTCAACACTACGCGGGCACACAGGAATACTGCCATCGCCCTCAAAACAAGGGTATACTTGAGTATGCAGCGTTATGAGGATGTGATCACGGAGGCCAATAAGATAGTGACAGTAGCAGCGCCTTATTCGGCTACTACCGGTGTAGCTAATGCGCTGGTGTCAGATATCACTACGGTATTCAAAACTCCCTGGACCACGGTTGAATCTGTTTTCTCCATGCCCATGGCCAGCAATGAGGCGCCGGGCACACAGAACCAGCTGGCTTATTATTACAGCCCCACTTCCGGGCTGGGTGGCGTAGGCAATGGAGAATATTCCCTCAATCCTTCGGGGATCATAGCGGATGCTACCTGGCTGCCGGCCGACAAGCGCCGGAGCTTTGTCCTGGAGACCGGTACTACTACCAAACGCTACTGGCTGACCAAATATGCAGTAGCCAGCCCATATACGGATTTTGTACCGGTGATGCGTTATGCAGAAGTGCTGCTGAACCTTTCAGAAGCCATTACCCGCAGCACCCAAACGGTGGACAGCCGGGCTGTGAGCCTGCTGAATACGGTCCGTCAGCGCTCTGACGCCGGTACTACTTTTGCCCCTGCCACCTGGGAAGACCTGGCCGGCCTGATCATACAGGAGCGCCGCATCGAATTCCTTGGAGAAGGACGGAGAAGTCCTGATCTCCTGCGCCTGGGACTCACTATACCCGGTAAAGGGGCTGTATCTGCTATCCCTGCTACCGATATCAAATACATATGGCCTATTTCCGCATCAGAATTGTTACTGAATGATCTGATGGAAGACAACCTTTAG